One genomic window of Methanosalsum zhilinae DSM 4017 includes the following:
- the ahaH gene encoding ATP synthase archaeal subunit H, whose amino-acid sequence MAKAEILSEIKEAEEKAKQMVEDAVEAKNKKISRARVEAREILRQAEDEAEKSADSSLRSAQEDIKAEREKIIDEGKKEADSLKGKASTNMDKAVEYLLNEFERSIYAQS is encoded by the coding sequence ATGGCCAAAGCTGAAATCTTATCGGAAATTAAAGAAGCGGAAGAAAAAGCAAAACAGATGGTTGAAGATGCTGTTGAAGCTAAAAATAAGAAAATATCCAGGGCACGTGTTGAAGCCAGGGAAATTCTTAGGCAGGCCGAAGACGAGGCAGAGAAATCTGCAGACAGCTCTTTGAGATCGGCCCAGGAAGATATTAAGGCTGAACGCGAAAAAATAATCGATGAAGGGAAAAAAGAGGCTGATTCACTAAAAGGCAAAGCTTCCACTAATATGGATAAAGCTGTTGAATATCTCCTGAATGAATTCGAGAGGTCGATATATGCTCAGTCCTAA